The Methylocaldum marinum genome includes the window CCTGGAAAAAAGCAGGCTTCCCGTGAGCTTCGAACTGGAAGCGGACCGCATGCGGAATCTGATTTTGTCCGACAAGGAATTCGAAAAAGAACAGCAAGTCGTACTGGAGGAGCGCCGGCTGCGCACCGACGATCAGCCGCGCGCCAAGATGGAAGAGCATTTTCAGGCGGTCGCCTATACTAATAGCCCGTACAAGAATCCGGTCATAGGCTGGCCGGACGATGTCAGCGGGCTGACGGTGGGGGATCTCAAGTATTGGTACGGACTCTGGTACGCGCCGAACAATGCGACCGTCGTTGTCGTGGGCGATGTCGATCCGCAAGAGGTTTATGCGCTTGCCAGGAAGCACTTCGGACCGTTGAAACCCAGTCATTTGCCGGAAATCAAGCCGAGAGGCGAAGTCGAGCAATTGGGCGCGCGCCGTATGATTGTTCACTTGCCGGCCAAGCTGCCGTATCTGGTGATGGGCTATAAGACGCCGGCCCTGCGAACGATGGGCGAGGAGGACTGGGAGGCTTATGCTTTGGAAGTCGCCGCGGGGATCCTGGATGGCGGCAATAGCGCCCGACTGGCGAGCCGCTTGGTACGCGGAAAGCAGGTGGCGGCATCCGCCGGAGCCGGTTACAACCTTTATTCGCGTTTATCCAATCTGTTTTCCCTGGAAGGGACGCCCGCCCAGGGCAAAACCTTGCAGGCGCTGGAGAAAGCGTTTGTCGAGGAGATTCGCCGTCTTCAGGAAGAACCGGTTGCCGCCGCGGAATTGGACCGGGTCAAGGCGCAGGTGCTGGCTCACCACGTTTATGAGAGGGATTCCATGTTTTATCAGGCTATGCAGCTCGGTATGACCGAAACCGTCGGTCTCGGCTGGAAAACCATTAGGGAATATGTGGACAAGGTCAATGCCGTGACGGCCGAGCAGGTTCAAAAGGTGGCCCAGAAATATTTTGTCGATGATTATCTTAGTGTGGCCTACCTGGAGCCGCTGCCCATGCCCGAAGGCGCAAAGGCACCGGAGGAATCCGCACCCATGGGGGGCGAACATGTCCGTTAAGCGCTTGTCTCGATGGCTCGTCTTTTTGTTTTTGATGGTCAGCGCGCCGGTTTACGCGGTGCCTGAAATTCAGCACTGGGTCTCGCCGCAGGGCGGCCGGGTCTATTTCGTGCCGACCGAGGGCCTGCCGCTGCTCGACGTCCAGGTCGTCTTCGACGCCGGCAGCGCGCGTGACGGTGAGCAGTTCGGCCTGGCGGCTCTCACTTCCGGCATGCTCGATACCGGCGCGGGAGATTGGGATGCCGACGCCATCGCCCAGCGTCTCGAGAACATCGGAGCGTCCTTGAGCACCGGCGTTTCCCGTGATTCGGCCTGGTTGTCCCTGCGTAGCCTGACTCACCCCGAAAAGCTCGCCGTCGCATTGGAAACCGCCCGCGAGATCCTGTCTCGTCCCCGCTTCGACAAAAACGACTTCGAGCGGGAGAAAAACCGTACGCTCCTCGGGATCAAGCAGCGCGGCGAGGATCCGGGCGAACTCGTGGAAATCGCATTCTTCCAGGCATTGTACGGTAACCATCCTTACGCCCATCCGCAGGAGGGTTTTGCCGAGACCGTGGCACCCTTGACCCGCGAGGACCTGGTCGATTTCCACAAACGCTACTATGTGGCGAGCAATGCCATCGTCGTGATCGTGGGCGAGGCGAAACGGGCGGAGGCGGAGACCATCGCCGAGAAATTGCTGTCCGGGCTGCAGAAGGGGGCCGCTCCTGCCGTGCTGTCGGCGCCTGCTCCGCTGCAGTCGACCGAGATTATCAAACAGCACTTTCCGTCGGAGCAGACCCATGTCCGCGCCGGCGTTCTCGGAATGACCGCCACCGATCCCGACTATTTCCCACTGTATGTGGGCAATCACGTCCTGGGCGGCAGTGGCCTGGTTTCCCGCATCAGCAAGGAGGTTAGGGAAAAACGCGGACTTTCCTACAGTGCCTATAGCTATTTCATGCCGCTTCGGGAGCTGGGGCCGTTCCAGATGGGGCTACAGACGCGTAACGATCAGGCCGAGGAAGCGTTGCGCGTGGCACTCGATGCCATCAGGAATTTCGCCGCCAACGGTCCGACCGAAGAAGAATTGGAAGCGGCCAAGAAAAACATCCTGGGCGGCTTCGTCCTGCGCTTGGACAGCAATCGGAAGCTTGCCCAACAGGTCGCTATCATCGCGCTTTACAACCGCCCCCTGGATTATCTTGCCACGTTTACCGAGAAGGTGAAGGCCGTTACACGTGAGGATATCAAGCGTGCTTTCCGGACCCGCATCGATCCGGGCAAGATTCGGACCGTGCTGGTCGGCGGCGGGGCGAAGTGAAGAATGAGATCCGCGTCATCGGCGGACGCTTCCGCAGCCGCAAGCTCAGGTTTCCGGATGCGCCCGGACTCCGGCCGACGCCGGACCGGGTCCGGGAAACCCTGTTCAACTGGCTGAGAAACGACAT containing:
- a CDS encoding M16 family metallopeptidase; the encoded protein is MQFRGLRLALLVLPLSLHAAEPAVHEFRLDNGLKLLVQEDHRAPAVVSQVWYKVGASYEYGGITGISHMLEHMMFKGTEKHPPGEFSRIIAANGGRENAFTGQDYTAYFQTLEKSRLPVSFELEADRMRNLILSDKEFEKEQQVVLEERRLRTDDQPRAKMEEHFQAVAYTNSPYKNPVIGWPDDVSGLTVGDLKYWYGLWYAPNNATVVVVGDVDPQEVYALARKHFGPLKPSHLPEIKPRGEVEQLGARRMIVHLPAKLPYLVMGYKTPALRTMGEEDWEAYALEVAAGILDGGNSARLASRLVRGKQVAASAGAGYNLYSRLSNLFSLEGTPAQGKTLQALEKAFVEEIRRLQEEPVAAAELDRVKAQVLAHHVYERDSMFYQAMQLGMTETVGLGWKTIREYVDKVNAVTAEQVQKVAQKYFVDDYLSVAYLEPLPMPEGAKAPEESAPMGGEHVR
- a CDS encoding M16 family metallopeptidase → MSVKRLSRWLVFLFLMVSAPVYAVPEIQHWVSPQGGRVYFVPTEGLPLLDVQVVFDAGSARDGEQFGLAALTSGMLDTGAGDWDADAIAQRLENIGASLSTGVSRDSAWLSLRSLTHPEKLAVALETAREILSRPRFDKNDFEREKNRTLLGIKQRGEDPGELVEIAFFQALYGNHPYAHPQEGFAETVAPLTREDLVDFHKRYYVASNAIVVIVGEAKRAEAETIAEKLLSGLQKGAAPAVLSAPAPLQSTEIIKQHFPSEQTHVRAGVLGMTATDPDYFPLYVGNHVLGGSGLVSRISKEVREKRGLSYSAYSYFMPLRELGPFQMGLQTRNDQAEEALRVALDAIRNFAANGPTEEELEAAKKNILGGFVLRLDSNRKLAQQVAIIALYNRPLDYLATFTEKVKAVTREDIKRAFRTRIDPGKIRTVLVGGGAK